Proteins encoded by one window of Musa acuminata AAA Group cultivar baxijiao chromosome BXJ2-9, Cavendish_Baxijiao_AAA, whole genome shotgun sequence:
- the LOC135623648 gene encoding E3 ubiquitin-protein ligase ATL42-like → MREEAKNLPTQHNIGKTNMLPTHPYSHAMPLLLSLDLVFLLVSVPAAFVAAQPSDANTWSQPDVTISFRPGVAVVIGIFAIMLSVTFLLLVYAKFCHSAASEFFGTASAGHGEFLLPQHRFSGIDKAAVESLPLFRFSTLRGARDGLECAVCLSRFGDADVLRLLPRCKHAFHVDCVDRWLEAHSTCPLCRCKVDAEDAELFKCSTSSRFLFSSDRHEDGLPDLELFMERQRFDDGDHRCSSRFSIGSSFRKISRSTKEKEDLRSLEEGTNDAQPLHRFKHKIIVSDVMFKRRWSDVNASDLLSLSADMLDMVSSKRFTDPDANMEPFGDAIAGESAEGKIATNEKILKIKKEMEKKRLLENKARRINSSNSVAMPSNSCADSRDVLSSGERSMSEITNLPRFRMIRDAGSSGCAGAKDEKLRRIWLPIARRTVQWFAGRERRSQTQYSRTKEVANV, encoded by the coding sequence ATGAGGGAAGAGGCCAAAAATCTTCCTACACAACACAACATAGGAAAGACCAACATGCTCCCCACACATCCTTATTCTCATGCTATGCCTCTCCTTCTTTCCTTGGATCTCGTGTTCCTCCTGGTATCTGTCCCGGCCGCCTTCGTCGCCGCACAGCCGTCGGATGCCAACACATGGTCGCAGCCGGACGTCACCATCTCCTTCCGGCCTGGGGTGGCGGTGGTTATCGGAATCTTCGCCATCATGTTATCGGTCACCTTCCTCCTGCTTGTATATGCCAAGTTTTGCCACTCTGCGGCCTCGGAGTTCTTCGGCACGGCGTCCGCCGGCCATGGCGAGTTCCTCCTCCCTCAGCATCGGTTCTCCGGCATAGACAAGGCCGCCGTCGAGTCGCTTCCCTTATTCCGGTTCTCGACGCTGCGCGGAGCCCGGGACGGCCTCGAGTGCGCCGTCTGCCTGTCGAGGTTCGGAGACGCGGACGTCCTCCGCCTGCTGCCGCGGTGCAAACACGCGTTCCATGTCGACTGCGTTGACCGCTGGCTCGAGGCTCACTCCACGTGCCCGCTGTGCCGATGCAAGGTCGACGCGGAGGACGCCGAGCTCTTCAAGTGCTCCACCAGCTCCCGCTTCCTGTTCTCCTCCGACCGCCATGAGGACGGCCTCCCCGACCTCGAGCTGTTCATGGAGAGACAACGCTTCGACGACGGCGACCACCGCTGCTCATCAAGATTCAGCATAGGAAGCAGCTTCAGGAAGATCAGCAGGAGCACCAAGGAGAAGGAAGATCTCAGGTCGCTGGAAGAAGGCACCAACGATGCTCAACCCCTCCACAGATTCAAGCACAAGATCATAGTCTCCGACGTCATGTTCAAGCGCCGGTGGAGCGACGTGAACGCGTCGGATTTGCTGTCGCTGAGTGCCGACATGTTGGACATGGTGTCCAGCAAAAGATTCACCGATCCGGACGCCAACATGGAGCCTTTTGGAGATGCAATAGCTGGAGAGAGCGCAGAAGGGAAGATCGCAACGAATGAGAAGATTCTGAAGATTAAGAAGGAGATGGAGAAGAAGAGATTGCTCGAGAACAAAGCCAGACGAATCAACAGCAGCAACTCAGTTGCCATGCCAAGCAATTCTTGTGCTGACTCGAGAGATGTGCTCTCGTCAGGGGAAAGATCGATGTCGGAGATCACTAACCTCCCCAGATTCAGGATGATAAGGGATGCAGGAAGCAGTGGATGCGCAGGGGCGAAAGATGAGAAGCTGAGGAGGATTTGGCTGCCGATTGCGAGGCGGACAGTGCAGTGGTTTGCCGGCAGAGAGAGGAGATCACAGACACAGTACAGTAGGACAAAGGAAGTTGCAAATGTGTGA
- the LOC135584865 gene encoding putative ubiquitin-conjugating enzyme E2 38 isoform X2, producing the protein MEQPPPPPAATLPLFAGSSSYQDPDIVEVPPSSSAWTPSQPKRKRSQVVPHDVIELDGDDDDPDDVMILGDSTSDYKNKQPVRHDKSWQKQVKDALSNDLLSSSANNGSEHAAPLDSLKIYDSGPLDLKYFDDLENEYAYDEDDYDDYESGAEVIENVFNFNLAAKFDDLDLPTGIEATVPWLKNSAAEEPSKNKQTLVLEDEIDTKYRLFKQFDTVRDHSDHHFTRPGHLKIAPTVKKPSKDWAKRIQHEWKVLEKDLPETIYVRIYEERMDILRAVIVGPAGTPYHDGLFFFDFFFPPNYPRVPPLVHYHSGGLRLNPNLYACGKVCLSLLNTWSGSGCEKWNPSNSTMLQVLVSIQALVLNAKPFFNEPGYAQTANTDYGEKKSLAYNEDTFLLSCRTMLYSLRRPPMHFEDFVAGHFRSHGRIILVACKAYMDGAQVGCIVGEGVQDVDEGDKSCSAAFKSSLKKLFEDLLMEFTVKGADCDEFLAQKVKIGTAKTADTTLRL; encoded by the exons ATGGAgcagccgccgcctcctcctgccGCCAC ACTTCCACTCTTCGCCGGGAGCTCGTCGTACCAGGATCCGGATATCGTGGAGGTCCCGCCGTCGTCGTCGGCCTGGACGCCCAGCCAGCCGAAGCGGAAGCGGAGCCAG GTTGTTCCTCATGATGTAATTGAGCTTGATGGAGATGATGACGACCCTGATGATGTCATGATACTTGGCGATAGTACTTCAGATTACAAGAACAAACAACCTGTTAGACATGATAAAAGCTGGCAAAAGCAAGTAAAG GATGCCTTATCCAATGATCTTCTGAGTTCAAGTGCAAATAATGGCTCTGAACATGCTGCTCCACTGGATAGTTTAAAAATCTATGATTCAGGACCGCTTGATCTCAAGTATTTTGATGATCTTGAAAATGAGTATGCTTATGATGAAGATGACTATGATGATTATGAATCTGGTGCTGAAGTGATTGAGAATGTTTTCAATTTCAATTTGGCTGCAAAATTCGATGATTTGGACCTGCCAACTGGCATTGAGGCAACTGTACCATGGTTGAAGAATTCTGCAGCCGAAGAGCCAAGCAAGAACAAGCAGACACTAGTGCTTGAAGATGAAATTGATACGAAATATAGATTGTTTAAACAATTTGATACTGTTCGCGACCACTCAGATCATCATTTCACCAGACCAGGGCATCTCAAAATTGCTCCAACTGTTAAGAAA CCTTCAAAAGATTGGGCAAAGAGGATTCAGCATGAGTGGAAGGTCTTGGAAAAAGATCTACCTG AGACAATATATGTTAGAATTTATGAGGAAAGGATGGACATTCTTAGGGCCGTTATTGTTGGACCAGCTGGAACTCCATATCATGATGGCCTTTTCTTCTTCGACTTTTTCTTTCCTCCGAATTATCCCCGAGTACCTCCG CTGGTTCATTATCACTCTGGTGGGCTCAGACTAAATCCAAATTTGTATGCTTGTGGGAAGGTTTGCCTTAGCCTTCTCAATACATGGTCTGGCAGTGGATGTGAAAAGTGGAATCCATCAAATTCAACAATGCTTCAGGTCTTGGTCTCTATTCAGGCTTTAGTTCTCAATGCCAAGCCATTCTTTAATGAGCCAGGATATGCACAAACAGCCAATACAGATTATGGGGAGAAGAAATCTCTGGCTTATAACGAAGATACTTTTCTCTTGTCATGCAGGACAATGTTATATTCGCTAAGGAGGCCTCCAATG CATTTTGAAGACTTTGTAGCCGGACATTTCCGTAGTCATGGGCGTATCATCCTTGTGGCATGCAAAGCATACATGGATGGTGCTCAAGTTGGATGCATTGTTGGTGAAGGCGTGCAGGACGTTGATGAGGGCGACAAGAGTTGCTCAGCGGCATTTAAGAGCTCTCTAAAGAAACTATTTGAGGATCTTCTGATGGAATTCACGGTCAAAGGGGCCGATTGTGATGAATTCCTGGCTCAGAAGGTGAAAATTGGAACAGCCAAAACGGCAGATACTACACTAAGGTTATGA
- the LOC135584865 gene encoding putative ubiquitin-conjugating enzyme E2 38 isoform X1, producing the protein MEQPPPPPAATYAIIGPELPLFAGSSSYQDPDIVEVPPSSSAWTPSQPKRKRSQVVPHDVIELDGDDDDPDDVMILGDSTSDYKNKQPVRHDKSWQKQVKDALSNDLLSSSANNGSEHAAPLDSLKIYDSGPLDLKYFDDLENEYAYDEDDYDDYESGAEVIENVFNFNLAAKFDDLDLPTGIEATVPWLKNSAAEEPSKNKQTLVLEDEIDTKYRLFKQFDTVRDHSDHHFTRPGHLKIAPTVKKPSKDWAKRIQHEWKVLEKDLPETIYVRIYEERMDILRAVIVGPAGTPYHDGLFFFDFFFPPNYPRVPPLVHYHSGGLRLNPNLYACGKVCLSLLNTWSGSGCEKWNPSNSTMLQVLVSIQALVLNAKPFFNEPGYAQTANTDYGEKKSLAYNEDTFLLSCRTMLYSLRRPPMHFEDFVAGHFRSHGRIILVACKAYMDGAQVGCIVGEGVQDVDEGDKSCSAAFKSSLKKLFEDLLMEFTVKGADCDEFLAQKVKIGTAKTADTTLRL; encoded by the exons ATGGAgcagccgccgcctcctcctgccGCCACGTATGCCATCATCGGCCCCGA ACTTCCACTCTTCGCCGGGAGCTCGTCGTACCAGGATCCGGATATCGTGGAGGTCCCGCCGTCGTCGTCGGCCTGGACGCCCAGCCAGCCGAAGCGGAAGCGGAGCCAG GTTGTTCCTCATGATGTAATTGAGCTTGATGGAGATGATGACGACCCTGATGATGTCATGATACTTGGCGATAGTACTTCAGATTACAAGAACAAACAACCTGTTAGACATGATAAAAGCTGGCAAAAGCAAGTAAAG GATGCCTTATCCAATGATCTTCTGAGTTCAAGTGCAAATAATGGCTCTGAACATGCTGCTCCACTGGATAGTTTAAAAATCTATGATTCAGGACCGCTTGATCTCAAGTATTTTGATGATCTTGAAAATGAGTATGCTTATGATGAAGATGACTATGATGATTATGAATCTGGTGCTGAAGTGATTGAGAATGTTTTCAATTTCAATTTGGCTGCAAAATTCGATGATTTGGACCTGCCAACTGGCATTGAGGCAACTGTACCATGGTTGAAGAATTCTGCAGCCGAAGAGCCAAGCAAGAACAAGCAGACACTAGTGCTTGAAGATGAAATTGATACGAAATATAGATTGTTTAAACAATTTGATACTGTTCGCGACCACTCAGATCATCATTTCACCAGACCAGGGCATCTCAAAATTGCTCCAACTGTTAAGAAA CCTTCAAAAGATTGGGCAAAGAGGATTCAGCATGAGTGGAAGGTCTTGGAAAAAGATCTACCTG AGACAATATATGTTAGAATTTATGAGGAAAGGATGGACATTCTTAGGGCCGTTATTGTTGGACCAGCTGGAACTCCATATCATGATGGCCTTTTCTTCTTCGACTTTTTCTTTCCTCCGAATTATCCCCGAGTACCTCCG CTGGTTCATTATCACTCTGGTGGGCTCAGACTAAATCCAAATTTGTATGCTTGTGGGAAGGTTTGCCTTAGCCTTCTCAATACATGGTCTGGCAGTGGATGTGAAAAGTGGAATCCATCAAATTCAACAATGCTTCAGGTCTTGGTCTCTATTCAGGCTTTAGTTCTCAATGCCAAGCCATTCTTTAATGAGCCAGGATATGCACAAACAGCCAATACAGATTATGGGGAGAAGAAATCTCTGGCTTATAACGAAGATACTTTTCTCTTGTCATGCAGGACAATGTTATATTCGCTAAGGAGGCCTCCAATG CATTTTGAAGACTTTGTAGCCGGACATTTCCGTAGTCATGGGCGTATCATCCTTGTGGCATGCAAAGCATACATGGATGGTGCTCAAGTTGGATGCATTGTTGGTGAAGGCGTGCAGGACGTTGATGAGGGCGACAAGAGTTGCTCAGCGGCATTTAAGAGCTCTCTAAAGAAACTATTTGAGGATCTTCTGATGGAATTCACGGTCAAAGGGGCCGATTGTGATGAATTCCTGGCTCAGAAGGTGAAAATTGGAACAGCCAAAACGGCAGATACTACACTAAGGTTATGA